One window of the Methanomassiliicoccaceae archaeon DOK genome contains the following:
- the glyS gene encoding glycine--tRNA ligase: MSLCKRRGFIWPSFELYGGVAGMYDYGPLGCSLRNNIVEVWRSIYKGREGFVEIDSETVNPREVFKASGHVDEFADLLTYCTKCQAPFRADHLVKDFYENADVLSAKQLEEAFVEHNIKCPDCGGDLGPVEEFNLMFKTHIGPGSTRVGYLRPETAQGIFVNFPNLYRYNREKMPLGVIQTGRSYRNEIAPRQGMIRMREFNQMEVELFVDPEDKDWPRFHEIENETLDLIPNTTCEPVTMTVKEAVEKGVIANRVLAYFVYTTKQLLTRVGIDPARLRFREHLQDEMAHYAADCWDAEVLLSYGWTEIVGIADRGCWDLSRHAEFSGADLTHFKRFDEPREMEVEKIRAKHKALGPTFKGKAKAIAAAMESMDPSAVRDGKLTVNVDGEDIELTDEYFEVAKVTEKVAGERVIPHVIEPSHGLDRIFYSVLEHAYSHDEKEDYTVLRLAPAVAPIKVGVFPLMEKDGLDDMARDIYAKVHSHRVEAYYDGSGTIGKRYARMDEVGTPWCITVDYDSLPGGAAEGTVTIRDRDTTEQKRIPVDRVAEIVDDLLAGKPFAEL; the protein is encoded by the coding sequence ATGTCCCTCTGCAAACGCAGAGGGTTCATCTGGCCTTCTTTCGAGCTCTACGGCGGCGTGGCCGGCATGTACGACTACGGCCCGCTGGGATGCTCCCTCAGGAACAACATCGTCGAGGTCTGGAGGTCCATCTACAAGGGCCGCGAGGGCTTCGTCGAGATCGACTCCGAGACCGTCAACCCCAGGGAGGTCTTCAAGGCCTCCGGGCACGTTGACGAGTTCGCGGACCTCCTCACCTACTGCACCAAGTGCCAGGCGCCCTTCAGGGCCGACCACCTGGTCAAGGACTTCTACGAGAACGCCGACGTCCTCTCCGCCAAGCAGCTGGAAGAGGCCTTCGTCGAGCACAACATCAAGTGCCCCGACTGCGGCGGCGACCTCGGTCCGGTCGAGGAGTTCAACCTCATGTTCAAGACCCACATCGGCCCCGGGTCCACGCGTGTCGGATACCTCAGGCCCGAGACCGCCCAGGGCATATTCGTGAACTTCCCCAACCTCTACAGGTACAACAGGGAGAAGATGCCCCTCGGGGTCATCCAGACCGGCAGGAGCTACAGGAACGAGATCGCCCCCCGCCAGGGTATGATCAGGATGAGGGAGTTCAACCAGATGGAGGTCGAGCTCTTCGTGGACCCCGAGGACAAGGACTGGCCCAGGTTCCACGAGATCGAGAACGAGACCCTGGACCTCATCCCCAACACCACCTGCGAGCCCGTCACGATGACAGTCAAGGAGGCCGTCGAGAAGGGCGTCATCGCCAACCGCGTGCTGGCATACTTCGTCTACACGACGAAGCAGCTCCTGACCCGCGTGGGCATCGACCCCGCCAGGCTCAGGTTCAGGGAGCACCTGCAGGACGAGATGGCCCACTACGCCGCCGACTGCTGGGACGCCGAGGTCCTCCTTTCCTACGGATGGACCGAGATCGTCGGTATCGCGGACAGGGGATGCTGGGACCTCTCCAGGCACGCCGAGTTCTCCGGCGCAGACCTTACGCACTTCAAGAGGTTCGACGAGCCCCGCGAGATGGAGGTGGAGAAGATCCGCGCCAAGCACAAGGCCCTCGGACCCACTTTCAAGGGCAAGGCGAAGGCGATCGCCGCGGCCATGGAGTCCATGGATCCCTCCGCCGTCAGGGACGGGAAGCTCACCGTGAACGTCGACGGCGAGGACATCGAGCTCACCGACGAGTACTTCGAGGTCGCCAAGGTGACCGAGAAGGTGGCTGGCGAGCGCGTCATCCCCCACGTCATCGAGCCCTCCCACGGACTGGACAGGATCTTCTACTCCGTCCTGGAGCACGCGTACTCGCACGACGAGAAGGAGGACTACACCGTCCTTAGGCTCGCCCCCGCCGTCGCCCCCATCAAGGTCGGCGTCTTCCCCCTGATGGAGAAGGACGGCCTGGACGACATGGCCAGGGACATCTACGCCAAGGTGCACTCCCACAGGGTCGAGGCCTACTACGACGGCTCCGGAACAATCGGCAAGAGGTACGCCCGCATGGACGAGGTCGGCACCCCGTGGTGCATCACCGTCGACTACGACTCCCTCCCGGGAGGCGCCGCCGAGGGTACAGTGACCATCCGCGACAGGGACACCACCGAGCAGAAGCGCATCCCCGTCGACAGGGTCGCGGAGATCGTCGACGACCTGCTGGCTGGCAAGCCCTTCGCCGAGCTTTGA
- a CDS encoding CBS domain-containing protein encodes MMTAAPIVVEVPGSRSDAINIMVRNGLTGLPVIRSSDGKLMGVVSRRDVFRKFDEDQLSLIMKKGCITVTPETTIEEAARIFSTKRIHRLPVVDNGKLVGIVTPTDMLRLVKEMKTDLLAEDVIRTTCVTAYEDEPLTYTIPAMRISDVPALPVLDAQGKLVGILTDRDLFSDQVKNTDDLKALGIADVGNMAGARNVLPLFYTATDKYMSDDRKVKDFMVKDPYTVFKKTNVSEVAKIMLTNDFGQIPVHGNKDELVGMVYDVDVLCALSGNINE; translated from the coding sequence ATAATGACGGCGGCCCCCATCGTGGTCGAGGTGCCCGGGAGCCGCAGCGACGCCATCAACATCATGGTAAGGAACGGGCTCACCGGACTGCCGGTCATCCGCTCCTCCGACGGCAAACTCATGGGAGTCGTGTCCAGGAGGGACGTGTTCAGGAAGTTCGACGAGGACCAGCTCTCGCTCATCATGAAGAAGGGCTGCATCACCGTGACGCCCGAGACCACGATCGAGGAGGCCGCGAGGATCTTCAGCACCAAGAGGATCCACAGGCTGCCCGTCGTGGACAACGGCAAGCTCGTGGGCATCGTCACACCCACCGACATGCTCCGTCTCGTCAAGGAGATGAAGACCGACCTGCTCGCCGAGGACGTGATCCGCACCACATGCGTCACCGCGTACGAGGACGAGCCCCTCACCTACACGATCCCGGCGATGAGGATCAGCGACGTCCCCGCGCTGCCCGTGCTCGACGCACAGGGGAAGCTAGTGGGCATCCTGACCGACAGGGACCTGTTCAGCGACCAGGTGAAGAACACCGACGACCTGAAGGCCCTGGGTATCGCCGACGTGGGCAACATGGCGGGTGCCAGGAACGTCCTCCCGCTGTTCTACACGGCGACCGACAAGTACATGTCGGACGACAGGAAGGTGAAGGACTTCATGGTGAAGGACCCCTACACCGTGTTCAAGAAGACGAACGTATCTGAGGTGGCGAAGATCATGCTGACCAACGACTTCGGACAGATTCCCGTCCACGGGAACAAGGACGAGCTCGTGGGCATGGTTTATGATGTAGACGTGCTATGCGCCCTCTCAGGTAATATCAATGAGTGA
- a CDS encoding universal stress protein, whose amino-acid sequence MSFTNILVPTDGSEYTKAAVKKAMELAKLSGGKVTALYVLDQTILTNMPMDTAVMNVYNTLEKEGKEAVDYVRDLGTQEGVEVAISVKEGAPVKVILDESANYDIIVMGTLGRTGMSKLLMGSVAERVVRASQCPVLVVRAEDANAN is encoded by the coding sequence ATGAGCTTTACAAACATTCTCGTGCCGACGGACGGAAGCGAGTACACAAAGGCCGCAGTGAAGAAGGCTATGGAGCTGGCCAAGCTGTCTGGCGGAAAGGTCACAGCCCTGTACGTCCTCGATCAGACCATCCTGACCAACATGCCCATGGACACAGCAGTCATGAACGTGTACAACACCCTCGAGAAGGAGGGTAAGGAGGCCGTGGACTACGTACGCGACCTCGGAACGCAGGAGGGAGTCGAGGTCGCCATCTCCGTCAAGGAGGGAGCACCCGTCAAGGTCATCCTGGACGAGTCCGCTAACTACGACATCATCGTCATGGGAACCCTCGGAAGGACAGGCATGTCCAAGCTCCTGATGGGAAGCGTCGCCGAGAGGGTCGTCAGGGCCTCCCAGTGCCCCGTCCTGGTCGTCAGGGCAGAGGACGCCAACGCCAACTGA
- a CDS encoding amidohydrolase family protein: MECSGSYALEGMVSDRRGFRPGYLIVEDGRAVEVGGGECPVRPDRRGIVLMDTVNGHTHCADYGLRVPPGMSLQELVAPPDGLKHRYLREAPDTEISSNMSRFARDSRASGAVTFVDFREGGARGCRMLRESAPEAVILGRPVSPEFDPEEIDDILSVADGIGISSVSDMDPGYIEAVADAIRERRMVFAIHVSERVREDIDFVLSLDPAFVVHMCEATDSDILKCAEAEVPIVVCPTSNRYFGKVPPIARAEALGADLAIGTDNGMIRSPDMVAEALEFARTAEAQGGDPETVWSALWKLSGKILNQHRNILNHNGTDVLSVIPTEDFDALSALGGKPEAVALDENTKRL; encoded by the coding sequence ATGGAATGTTCTGGCAGCTACGCACTGGAGGGCATGGTCTCCGACAGGAGGGGGTTCCGCCCGGGTTATCTGATCGTCGAGGATGGCAGGGCGGTGGAGGTCGGCGGCGGGGAGTGCCCGGTCCGGCCAGACCGCAGGGGGATAGTCCTCATGGACACGGTCAACGGCCACACGCACTGCGCCGACTACGGCCTCCGCGTGCCGCCCGGGATGTCGCTGCAGGAGCTGGTCGCCCCGCCGGACGGGCTGAAGCACCGCTACCTCAGGGAGGCACCTGACACGGAGATATCATCCAACATGTCCCGCTTCGCCCGCGACTCCAGGGCCTCGGGCGCGGTCACCTTCGTCGATTTCAGGGAGGGAGGGGCCCGCGGATGCAGGATGCTGAGGGAGAGCGCGCCGGAGGCGGTCATCCTCGGCCGCCCGGTGTCCCCCGAGTTCGACCCCGAGGAGATCGACGACATACTGTCTGTGGCGGACGGGATCGGCATATCCAGCGTGTCTGACATGGACCCGGGCTACATCGAGGCGGTTGCCGACGCCATCAGGGAGCGGCGCATGGTGTTCGCCATCCACGTCAGCGAGAGGGTCCGCGAGGACATAGACTTCGTACTGTCCCTGGACCCGGCTTTCGTCGTCCACATGTGCGAGGCCACCGACTCGGACATACTGAAGTGCGCCGAGGCGGAGGTCCCGATCGTCGTATGCCCCACGTCCAACAGGTACTTCGGGAAGGTCCCGCCGATAGCCAGGGCGGAGGCACTCGGGGCGGATCTGGCGATAGGCACGGACAACGGCATGATACGCAGCCCGGACATGGTCGCCGAGGCGCTTGAGTTCGCCCGGACGGCCGAGGCCCAGGGAGGGGATCCCGAGACGGTCTGGAGCGCCCTATGGAAACTTTCGGGCAAGATATTAAATCAACACAGGAACATACTGAATCACAACGGAACGGACGTGCTGTCGGTCATCCCGACGGAGGATTTCGACGCCCTGTCGGCCCTCGGCGGGAAGCCCGAGGCTGTCGCTCTGGATGAAAATACAAAGAGGTTGTGA
- a CDS encoding 4Fe-4S dicluster domain-containing protein has product MPTVDSSLCVACGACADACPQDAITVEDVSVIDASKCVDCGVCVDECPAGAISE; this is encoded by the coding sequence ATGCCGACAGTAGATTCCAGTCTCTGCGTGGCCTGCGGCGCGTGCGCGGACGCCTGCCCCCAGGATGCGATCACCGTCGAGGACGTGAGCGTCATCGACGCCTCGAAGTGCGTCGACTGCGGTGTGTGCGTCGACGAGTGCCCCGCCGGAGCCATCTCCGAGTGA
- a CDS encoding FAD-dependent oxidoreductase, translated as MCYDVVIVGAGCAGLTAGIYARSKMMKTLIIDSARVGGQLVSLYPEKGIHNYPGFETIQARKLSDKLYAQAESVECEIKENERVDTIVNGDGELIVNTDKGSYHAKSVIVAIGMGSFKPKKMGCPGEDEFFGKGVTYILPPKEEIVGKKVTMFGGGNSAIDMALIADTVTDTTIVHRRPDFRADESTVQSLQKSNIRTVMNANLVSINGTDHVESVTVSQDGKEFDIPTDLAVINIGISADLDDLKKWDLDLTDDGLVKVNFDMSTSRPGVFACGDVVSYPGKFKQITTAMGEATTAVLMAYKFVKKPYWA; from the coding sequence ATGTGCTATGACGTGGTAATAGTTGGAGCAGGTTGCGCGGGCCTCACCGCCGGAATCTACGCTAGGTCGAAGATGATGAAGACCCTGATCATCGATTCCGCGCGCGTCGGAGGACAGCTCGTGAGCCTCTACCCCGAGAAGGGTATCCACAACTATCCCGGTTTCGAGACCATCCAGGCCAGGAAGCTCTCCGACAAGCTCTACGCACAGGCGGAGTCCGTCGAGTGCGAGATCAAGGAGAACGAGAGGGTCGACACCATCGTCAACGGGGACGGGGAGCTCATCGTCAACACCGACAAGGGCTCGTACCACGCCAAGTCTGTCATAGTCGCCATCGGGATGGGCAGCTTCAAGCCCAAGAAGATGGGATGCCCCGGGGAGGACGAGTTCTTCGGGAAGGGCGTCACCTACATCCTGCCCCCGAAGGAGGAGATCGTCGGGAAGAAGGTCACGATGTTCGGAGGCGGCAACAGCGCCATCGACATGGCCCTCATCGCCGACACCGTCACGGACACCACCATAGTGCACAGGAGGCCCGACTTCAGGGCCGACGAGTCCACGGTCCAGAGCCTTCAGAAGAGCAACATCAGGACTGTGATGAACGCCAACCTCGTGTCCATCAACGGGACGGACCACGTCGAGTCCGTGACCGTCTCCCAGGACGGCAAGGAGTTCGACATCCCCACAGACCTGGCGGTCATCAACATCGGCATCTCCGCCGACCTGGACGACCTCAAGAAGTGGGACCTGGACCTGACGGACGACGGTCTCGTCAAGGTGAACTTCGACATGTCCACCAGCCGCCCCGGAGTGTTCGCCTGTGGCGACGTGGTCAGCTACCCCGGTAAGTTCAAGCAGATCACGACGGCCATGGGAGAGGCCACCACGGCGGTGCTCATGGCGTACAAGTTCGTCAAGAAGCCCTACTGGGCATGA
- a CDS encoding PAS domain-containing protein gives MEQSEIYTETIMNMILDAIDDIIILHDSAHTVIWMNRAGEKAFGRNVDEVIGMKCYELFGNTTSCSDCVVNASNVGSRVNSIKRRVIPGTGIQCDCSAIPYYKNGKLELVVQHLRPVCPAVVPTQP, from the coding sequence ATGGAACAGTCGGAGATATACACCGAGACGATCATGAACATGATTCTGGATGCCATAGACGACATCATCATCCTCCACGACTCCGCGCACACGGTGATCTGGATGAACAGGGCCGGCGAGAAGGCGTTCGGCAGGAACGTCGACGAGGTCATCGGGATGAAGTGCTACGAGCTCTTCGGCAACACCACATCATGCTCCGACTGCGTCGTGAACGCCTCCAACGTCGGGAGCCGCGTCAACAGCATCAAGCGCAGAGTCATCCCCGGCACCGGGATCCAGTGCGACTGCTCCGCCATTCCGTACTACAAGAACGGCAAGCTGGAGCTGGTCGTCCAGCACCTGCGCCCCGTCTGCCCCGCGGTCGTGCCGACACAACCTTAA
- a CDS encoding DUF21 domain-containing protein, whose amino-acid sequence MEPITIAYIAIIAVLLVCSAFFSMSETAFTSANQVRLKKMAKDGDKRAEKALGILEDYDKFLTTILIGNNLVNIGASSLATTTIAIILVWMNDSSVSLVSTVVMTIIVLICGEITPKTLAKRNPEKYALKVCGVVSAVEKLFSPVSWLFTKFTNAIGNRVGASEATMTEDELEVMIDDIEEDGVLEESESRLIKSAIRFDDTQVGEVFVPRVDIVGIDAGASNDELRVRFNSTGFSRIPVYDGSIDNIIGVVYSKDFFSALFGTEPFTIRSIMKPMKYVPETMSIADILSDFQKSKVHMAVVLDSYGGTMGIVTLEDILEELVGDIWDESDVIQLDVTPIGENRYKVKGDANIFDTMEKLGVEFDPGEYDDYSVTGYVFYRLDRSPLRGDTVDVGNVRIKVTAVKGRRATECEFEVLPQEESPEPDE is encoded by the coding sequence ATGGAACCAATCACGATCGCATACATCGCCATCATCGCGGTGCTCCTCGTGTGCTCCGCGTTCTTCTCGATGTCGGAGACGGCCTTCACCAGCGCCAACCAGGTGAGGCTCAAGAAGATGGCGAAGGACGGGGACAAGAGGGCGGAGAAGGCCCTCGGGATCCTCGAGGACTACGACAAGTTCCTCACCACGATCCTCATCGGAAACAACCTCGTCAACATCGGAGCGAGTTCCCTGGCCACCACGACCATAGCGATCATCCTTGTGTGGATGAACGACTCCTCGGTCTCACTGGTGTCCACCGTGGTCATGACGATCATCGTGCTGATATGCGGTGAGATCACCCCCAAGACCCTCGCGAAGAGGAACCCCGAGAAGTACGCCCTCAAGGTGTGCGGGGTCGTCAGCGCTGTCGAGAAGCTGTTCTCCCCGGTCTCATGGCTGTTCACGAAGTTCACCAACGCCATCGGCAACAGGGTGGGCGCGTCCGAGGCCACGATGACCGAGGACGAGCTCGAGGTCATGATCGACGACATCGAGGAGGACGGCGTCCTGGAGGAGAGCGAGAGCAGGCTCATCAAGTCCGCCATCAGGTTCGACGACACCCAGGTGGGCGAGGTCTTCGTCCCCAGGGTCGACATCGTGGGGATCGACGCCGGCGCCTCCAACGACGAGCTCCGCGTCAGGTTCAACTCCACCGGCTTCTCGAGGATCCCGGTCTACGACGGCAGCATAGACAACATCATCGGAGTGGTCTACTCCAAGGACTTCTTCTCCGCCCTGTTCGGCACCGAGCCGTTCACGATCAGGAGCATCATGAAGCCCATGAAGTACGTCCCCGAGACCATGAGCATCGCCGACATACTCAGCGACTTCCAGAAGTCCAAGGTCCACATGGCCGTGGTGCTTGACTCCTACGGGGGCACGATGGGCATCGTCACCCTGGAGGACATCCTGGAGGAGCTCGTCGGCGACATATGGGACGAGAGCGACGTCATCCAGCTTGACGTGACCCCGATCGGGGAGAACAGATACAAGGTGAAGGGGGACGCGAACATCTTCGACACCATGGAGAAGCTGGGCGTCGAGTTCGACCCCGGAGAGTACGACGACTACTCCGTGACCGGCTACGTGTTCTACAGGCTCGACCGCTCACCCCTCAGGGGCGACACGGTCGACGTGGGGAACGTCAGGATTAAGGTGACCGCCGTGAAGGGACGCAGGGCCACCGAGTGCGAGTTCGAGGTCCTCCCTCAGGAGGAGTCCCCGGAACCCGACGAATGA
- a CDS encoding exosome protein, which translates to MPATTFHWIRVQTFCYATERKELLEEVMEELLGDAEYSEEPTESEHGNTMTILEARLTKQRQFRDLFERLGPEIREWIVADIGNRVDEDCVFYMRLDKQKAVLGSYEVAHHGDVIAITGKVQSHPARKEVAERILTEFLSGLEGHSSGSGDSS; encoded by the coding sequence ATGCCGGCCACAACGTTCCATTGGATCAGGGTGCAGACGTTCTGCTACGCCACCGAGAGGAAGGAGCTCCTGGAGGAGGTTATGGAGGAGCTGCTCGGCGACGCCGAGTACTCCGAGGAGCCGACCGAGAGCGAGCACGGCAACACCATGACTATCCTCGAGGCCAGGCTCACCAAGCAGAGGCAGTTCAGGGACCTGTTCGAGAGGCTAGGGCCGGAGATCAGGGAGTGGATCGTCGCGGACATCGGGAACCGCGTCGACGAGGACTGCGTGTTCTACATGAGGCTCGACAAGCAGAAGGCCGTCCTGGGCTCGTACGAGGTGGCCCATCACGGCGATGTCATAGCGATAACCGGCAAGGTGCAGTCGCACCCCGCCAGGAAGGAGGTTGCCGAGAGGATCCTCACGGAGTTCCTCTCGGGTCTGGAAGGTCATTCGTCGGGTTCCGGGGACTCCTCCTGA
- a CDS encoding formate/nitrite transporter family protein has translation MDAKKYGRSFVRAILAGMMISIGCCVFLGCYNDVKWVGAVLFAIGLMTVVAFKLDLYTGKVGYIVENPPSFLWYMPVIIVGNFVGCLITGLMMPYDVATTLVDNKLALEWYSVLFRGVFCGVLMFIAVDFFKQRNSFLALLFCVPVFILAGFEHSIADMFYFCSAGVFTLDALVFILLVIVGNGIGGMIIPFCRKYMYDPEPEAPKAQ, from the coding sequence ATGGATGCTAAGAAGTACGGTAGGAGCTTCGTCAGGGCTATCCTGGCGGGGATGATGATCTCCATCGGGTGCTGCGTCTTCCTGGGATGCTACAACGATGTGAAGTGGGTCGGGGCGGTTCTCTTCGCCATCGGCCTCATGACGGTCGTCGCGTTCAAGCTGGACCTGTACACGGGGAAGGTCGGGTACATAGTCGAGAACCCGCCCTCGTTCCTCTGGTACATGCCAGTCATAATCGTCGGGAACTTCGTCGGGTGCCTGATCACCGGGCTGATGATGCCCTACGACGTGGCGACGACGCTGGTCGACAACAAGCTGGCTCTGGAATGGTACTCGGTGCTGTTCCGCGGGGTCTTCTGCGGTGTCCTGATGTTCATCGCGGTGGACTTCTTCAAGCAGAGGAACAGCTTCCTCGCGCTGCTGTTCTGCGTGCCCGTGTTCATCCTGGCCGGGTTCGAGCACTCCATCGCGGACATGTTCTACTTCTGCTCCGCCGGCGTCTTCACCCTGGACGCGCTGGTGTTCATACTCCTGGTGATCGTCGGCAACGGAATCGGAGGCATGATCATCCCGTTCTGCAGGAAGTACATGTACGACCCGGAGCCGGAGGCGCCGAAGGCACAGTGA
- a CDS encoding GNAT family N-acetyltransferase — protein sequence MDVAVRAYGPGDLPEMAAIWNAVVEGGMAFPQEEPLTPEEAEGFFGSQSHCGVAVLDGRVVGLYILHPNNVGRCGHICNASYCVARGMGNKGIGSMLVRDSLSVAKSLGFRVMQFNAVVQENASAIHLYEKEGFRRLGMIPGGFRASDGEYHTIILFYHEL from the coding sequence ATGGATGTCGCGGTAAGGGCTTATGGACCGGGCGATTTGCCCGAGATGGCTGCGATATGGAACGCCGTTGTCGAGGGCGGTATGGCCTTCCCACAGGAGGAGCCGCTGACGCCCGAGGAGGCGGAGGGTTTCTTCGGGTCGCAGTCGCACTGCGGTGTCGCGGTGCTCGACGGCAGGGTCGTGGGGCTGTACATCCTCCACCCCAACAACGTGGGGAGGTGCGGGCACATCTGCAACGCATCCTACTGCGTCGCCAGGGGGATGGGCAACAAGGGCATAGGCTCGATGCTGGTGCGGGACTCCCTGTCCGTGGCGAAGTCGCTCGGATTCAGGGTCATGCAGTTCAACGCCGTGGTGCAGGAGAACGCCTCCGCCATTCACCTGTACGAGAAGGAGGGCTTCAGGCGCCTGGGTATGATCCCGGGCGGGTTCAGGGCCTCCGACGGCGAGTACCACACGATCATCCTGTTCTACCACGAGCTGTGA
- a CDS encoding Na+-dependent transporter gives MTPKDLLKSSAFMMSMALIIALLTNVVGVFPSQTLTTDVRSNLTVLLLAVMMTLSLSRYTFSNLSPVAHWRSVLRAVFMGLVLSSLIPLAGYFLLRDTEFGREAAGLVFIAATPFAASVAPLSYILRGDMEHAARGTIYVYVASLVWVPFVVWLALGEEVDITQVVLAVVEIIGIPLVVSRLLTRFQLSRDFMAIFMNCCIFVLVWLSVGSTNFSSSTPAILAAFAVIAALRSFGLGSAIEVTEKRAGLPWGQRVADILMASYKNKGIAIALCAATLGPLAAYAMVAIATSIVVEICWVIFMDSVLFNRRRMERELAREAASAMDRPGDGPA, from the coding sequence ATGACACCGAAGGACCTGTTGAAGAGCAGCGCTTTCATGATGTCCATGGCGCTTATCATCGCCCTGCTCACGAACGTGGTGGGCGTGTTCCCGTCGCAGACGCTGACCACGGACGTCAGGTCGAACCTGACCGTGCTTCTCCTTGCCGTGATGATGACACTGTCCCTGTCCAGGTACACGTTCTCCAACCTGAGCCCGGTGGCCCATTGGAGATCCGTCCTCAGGGCCGTCTTCATGGGTCTGGTGCTGTCGTCGCTGATCCCGCTCGCAGGGTACTTCCTCCTCAGGGACACCGAGTTCGGGAGGGAGGCCGCCGGCCTCGTGTTCATCGCAGCTACGCCCTTCGCGGCATCCGTCGCCCCGCTTTCCTACATCCTCAGGGGAGACATGGAGCACGCCGCCAGGGGAACGATATACGTCTACGTGGCGTCCCTCGTCTGGGTGCCGTTCGTCGTATGGCTGGCACTGGGGGAGGAGGTCGACATCACGCAGGTGGTCCTCGCCGTCGTGGAGATCATCGGCATCCCGCTGGTCGTGTCGAGGCTCCTGACCAGGTTCCAGCTCAGCAGGGACTTCATGGCGATCTTCATGAACTGCTGCATTTTCGTGCTCGTCTGGCTCTCCGTCGGGTCCACCAACTTCTCCTCGTCCACGCCGGCGATCCTCGCCGCGTTCGCCGTCATAGCGGCCCTGAGGTCCTTCGGCCTCGGCAGCGCGATAGAGGTCACGGAGAAGAGGGCCGGCCTGCCGTGGGGCCAGAGGGTGGCGGACATCCTGATGGCGTCGTACAAGAACAAGGGCATAGCCATAGCCCTGTGCGCCGCCACGCTGGGTCCCCTCGCGGCCTACGCCATGGTTGCCATAGCCACGTCCATAGTCGTGGAGATATGCTGGGTCATCTTCATGGACTCCGTCCTCTTCAACCGCAGGAGGATGGAGAGGGAGCTGGCCAGGGAGGCGGCGTCCGCCATGGACCGCCCCGGGGACGGACCAGCATGA